The Carassius auratus strain Wakin chromosome 27, ASM336829v1, whole genome shotgun sequence genome includes a region encoding these proteins:
- the dab1b gene encoding DAB adaptor protein 1b isoform X2, with the protein MSTEAELQADVKLTVKKESRRRGGDRSEQALIQRFRGDGVRYKAKLIGIDDVTATRGDKLCQDSMMKLKGIAASARSKGSHKQRVFLTVSFGGIKIYDERSGVLQHHHSVHEISYIAKDTRDHRAFGYVCGKKGNHKFVAIKTSHSAEPVILDLRDLFTLVYDIKQREESQKKAEKDKHCEQAVYQTILEDETDDPVYQNINQFDLFGDMATPPDILSVPASPATTLDPGRRGRQHRPELFTHFSPPAVPSGYMTMGAFQAAHWTQQSFGTQAAPMAFGVQGPLQVAQMLPGGQPVIWGQANLFHSPATGQQQWAFLPSQTVGMGAHPIPAAVLQGLVPIAAMRPHSCEPPETSSNIMSPQHCVEPTLKESGYKDALNKDPQEETIAVQICTSQHDPAQSSGKLEMDCCGELDLSQLRLTSESSTLPSPTDSCAATGPEQDTMSPAASPSIEPLLVTANDSLVNAPEASEACAQTPSTDEMPPDAQINLPDSSQLVVEREMSSGKNEAPHTEEH; encoded by the exons ATGTCAACAGAGGCAGAACTTCAAGCAGATGTCAAACTCACGGTCAAGAAGGAGTCCAGAAGACGAG GTGGGGATCGCAGCGAGCAGGCCCTGATTCAGCGCTTCAGAGGCGACGGCGTCAGGTACAAGGCCAAGCTGATCGGGATTGATGATGTGACGGCCACACGCGGAGACAAGCTGTGCCAGGACTCCATGATGAAGCTGAAG GGGATTGCTGCTTCAGCGCGGTCCAAAGGGAGCCACAAACAGAGGGTTTTCTTGACTGTGTCTTTTGGTGGAATCAAGATTTATGACGAGAGATCAGGG GTCTTACAGCATCACCACTCTGTACATGAAATCTCTTACATTGCCAAAGACACAAGGGACCATCGCGCCTTCGGCTACGTCTGCGGGAAAAAAGGCAACCACAAATTTGTGGCAATCAAGACCAGCCATTCG GCAGAGCCAGTCATACTGGACCTGCGTGACCTTTTCACTCTCGTCTATGACATCAAACAGAGGGAGGAGTCACAGAAAAAGGCTGAGAAAGACAAGCACTGCGAACAAGCCGTCTATCAG ACGATTCTGGAGGATGAGACTGATGATCCAGTGTATCAG AATATAAACCAGTTTGATCTTTTCGGTGACATGGCAACCCCACCAGACATCCTTTCT GTGCCAGCATCGCCTGCTACCACACTGGATCCTGGAAGGAGGGGACGTCAGCACCGTCCCGAACTCTTCACTCATTTTAGCCCACCGGCTGTGCCCTCGG GCTATATGACCATGGGTGCATTCCAGGCTGCCCACTGGACCCAACAGTCATTTGGTACACAAGCCGCTCCAATGGCCTTTGGGGTTCAGGGACCATTGCAGGTGGCCCAGATGCTCCCTGGAGGCCAGCCTGTGATTTGGGGTCAGGCTAATCTCTTCCACTCTCCAGCCACGGGCCAGCAGCAATGGGCGTTTTTACCATCCCAGACAGTTGGAATGGGGGCGCATCCGATTCCAGCCGCAGTGCTTCAAGGTCTGGTTCCCATAGCTGCCATGCGCCCGCACTCCTGTGAACCTCCCGAGACTTCATCAAACATAATGAGCCCTCAGCACTGTGTAGAACCTACCCTAAAGGAAAGTGGATATAAGGACGCCCTAAACAAGGACCCCCAGGAGGAAACCATAGCTGTTCAGATTTGCACAAGCCAACATGATCCTGCACAGTCCTCTGGGAAACTGGAAATGGACTGTTGTGGTGAGCTTGATCTTTCACAGTTGAGATTGACTTCAGAGTCGTCAACATTACCATCCCCAACTGATTCTT GTGCTGCTACTGGTCCTGAGCAGGACACCATGTCTCCAGCAGCTTCCCCCTCAATAGAGCCATTGCTCGTGACTGCAAATGATAGCTTAGTCAATGCACCAGAAGCTTCG GAGGCATGTGCTCAAACTCCCAGCACTGATGAGATGCCACCAGATGCTCAGATAAACCTTCCAGACTCTTCACAGCTGGTTGTCGAAAGAGAGATGTCTTCTGG GAAGAATGAGGCTCCACATACAGAAGAGCACTAA
- the dab1b gene encoding DAB adaptor protein 1b isoform X1 yields the protein MSTEAELQADVKLTVKKESRRRGGDRSEQALIQRFRGDGVRYKAKLIGIDDVTATRGDKLCQDSMMKLKGIAASARSKGSHKQRVFLTVSFGGIKIYDERSGVLQHHHSVHEISYIAKDTRDHRAFGYVCGKKGNHKFVAIKTSHSAEPVILDLRDLFTLVYDIKQREESQKKAEKDKHCEQAVYQTILEDETDDPVYQYIVFEAGHEPLRGFQSEESVYQVPTSQQRDGIYDAPKHHLMTNINQFDLFGDMATPPDILSVPASPATTLDPGRRGRQHRPELFTHFSPPAVPSGYMTMGAFQAAHWTQQSFGTQAAPMAFGVQGPLQVAQMLPGGQPVIWGQANLFHSPATGQQQWAFLPSQTVGMGAHPIPAAVLQGLVPIAAMRPHSCEPPETSSNIMSPQHCVEPTLKESGYKDALNKDPQEETIAVQICTSQHDPAQSSGKLEMDCCGELDLSQLRLTSESSTLPSPTDSCAATGPEQDTMSPAASPSIEPLLVTANDSLVNAPEASEACAQTPSTDEMPPDAQINLPDSSQLVVEREMSSGKNEAPHTEEH from the exons ATGTCAACAGAGGCAGAACTTCAAGCAGATGTCAAACTCACGGTCAAGAAGGAGTCCAGAAGACGAG GTGGGGATCGCAGCGAGCAGGCCCTGATTCAGCGCTTCAGAGGCGACGGCGTCAGGTACAAGGCCAAGCTGATCGGGATTGATGATGTGACGGCCACACGCGGAGACAAGCTGTGCCAGGACTCCATGATGAAGCTGAAG GGGATTGCTGCTTCAGCGCGGTCCAAAGGGAGCCACAAACAGAGGGTTTTCTTGACTGTGTCTTTTGGTGGAATCAAGATTTATGACGAGAGATCAGGG GTCTTACAGCATCACCACTCTGTACATGAAATCTCTTACATTGCCAAAGACACAAGGGACCATCGCGCCTTCGGCTACGTCTGCGGGAAAAAAGGCAACCACAAATTTGTGGCAATCAAGACCAGCCATTCG GCAGAGCCAGTCATACTGGACCTGCGTGACCTTTTCACTCTCGTCTATGACATCAAACAGAGGGAGGAGTCACAGAAAAAGGCTGAGAAAGACAAGCACTGCGAACAAGCCGTCTATCAG ACGATTCTGGAGGATGAGACTGATGATCCAGTGTATCAG TACATTGTGTTTGAAGCTGGACACGAGCCCCTCCGTGGCTTCCAATCAGAGGAGAGCGTTTACCAG GTCCCCACAAGTCAGCAGAGAGACGGGATCTATGACGCTCCAAAACACCATCTTATGACT AATATAAACCAGTTTGATCTTTTCGGTGACATGGCAACCCCACCAGACATCCTTTCT GTGCCAGCATCGCCTGCTACCACACTGGATCCTGGAAGGAGGGGACGTCAGCACCGTCCCGAACTCTTCACTCATTTTAGCCCACCGGCTGTGCCCTCGG GCTATATGACCATGGGTGCATTCCAGGCTGCCCACTGGACCCAACAGTCATTTGGTACACAAGCCGCTCCAATGGCCTTTGGGGTTCAGGGACCATTGCAGGTGGCCCAGATGCTCCCTGGAGGCCAGCCTGTGATTTGGGGTCAGGCTAATCTCTTCCACTCTCCAGCCACGGGCCAGCAGCAATGGGCGTTTTTACCATCCCAGACAGTTGGAATGGGGGCGCATCCGATTCCAGCCGCAGTGCTTCAAGGTCTGGTTCCCATAGCTGCCATGCGCCCGCACTCCTGTGAACCTCCCGAGACTTCATCAAACATAATGAGCCCTCAGCACTGTGTAGAACCTACCCTAAAGGAAAGTGGATATAAGGACGCCCTAAACAAGGACCCCCAGGAGGAAACCATAGCTGTTCAGATTTGCACAAGCCAACATGATCCTGCACAGTCCTCTGGGAAACTGGAAATGGACTGTTGTGGTGAGCTTGATCTTTCACAGTTGAGATTGACTTCAGAGTCGTCAACATTACCATCCCCAACTGATTCTT GTGCTGCTACTGGTCCTGAGCAGGACACCATGTCTCCAGCAGCTTCCCCCTCAATAGAGCCATTGCTCGTGACTGCAAATGATAGCTTAGTCAATGCACCAGAAGCTTCG GAGGCATGTGCTCAAACTCCCAGCACTGATGAGATGCCACCAGATGCTCAGATAAACCTTCCAGACTCTTCACAGCTGGTTGTCGAAAGAGAGATGTCTTCTGG GAAGAATGAGGCTCCACATACAGAAGAGCACTAA